From a single Capsicum annuum cultivar UCD-10X-F1 chromosome 12, UCD10Xv1.1, whole genome shotgun sequence genomic region:
- the LOC107850396 gene encoding DEAD-box ATP-dependent RNA helicase 20, with translation MSRYDSRPTDPGSYRDRRSDWGFGGGSNFKSSSSSRKDYEGKESPRKVDLDGLTPFEKNFYVESPSVAAMTESEVEEYRRRREITVEGRDVPKPVKSFHDVGFPDYVLQEIEKAGFTEPTPIQAQGWPMALKGRDLIGIAETGSGKTIAYLLPAIVHVNAQPFLAPGDGPIVLVLAPTRELAVQIQQEATKFGASSRIKNTCIYGGVPKGPQVRDLQKGVEIVIATPGRLIDMLESNNTNLRRVTYLVLDEADRMLDMGFEPQIRKIVSQIRPDRQTLYWSATWPKEVEQLARQFLFNAYKVIIGSADLKANHAIRQYVDIVSESQKYNKLVKLLEDIMDGSRILIFMDTKKGCDQVTRQLRMDGWPALSIHGDKSQAERDWVLSEFKAGKSPIMTATDVAARGLDVKDVKFVINYDFPGSLEDYVHRIGRTGRAGASGTAYTFFTAANARFAKDLVNILEEAGQKVSPELAKMGCGAPPPPGHGGFRDRGRGYGGNRQWS, from the exons ATGAGTCGCTACGACAGCCGTCCGACCGACCCTGGCTCTTACCGCGACCGTCGCAG TGATTGGGGCTTCGGTGGGGGCTCAAATTTTAAGTCATCATCATCGAGCAGGAAAGATTATGAGGGTAAGGAGTCGCCACGGAAGGTTGATTTGGATGGATTGACTCCATTCGAGAAGAATTTTTATGTTGAATCACCGTCCGTTGCGGCAATGACTGAAAGCGAGGTGGAAGAGTATAGACGACGTCGGGAGATCACTGTTGAGGGTCGTGATGTGCCCAAGCCTGTAAAgtcgtttcatgatgtaggatTTCCAG ATTATGTCTTGCAAGAAATTGAAAAGGCTGGCTTCACTGAACCTACACCTATTCAAGCTCAAGGTTGGCCTATGGCTTTGAAGGGTCGTGACCTCATTGGTATAGCAGAAACAGGGTCTGGGAAAACAATTGCTTATCTGTTGCCTGCAATTGTGCACGTTAATGCCCAGCCATTTTTAG CGCCTGGAGATGGTCCAATTGTCTTAGTGTTAGCGCCAACTCGCGAACTTGCTGTTCAGATTCAACAGGAAGCTACTAAATTTGGTGCATCATCACGGATTAAGAATACCTGCATTTATGGTGGGGTCCCAAAGGGTCCCCAAGTTCGTGATCTTCAGAAAG GTGTTGAAATTGTTATTGCCACACCTGGACGGTTGATTGATATGTTAGAATCTAACAATACAAATCTGCGAAGAGTGACATATCTCGTGCTGGATGAGGCTGACCGCATGCTAGACATGGGTTTTGAACCTCAGATCCGCAAAATTGTTTCTCAG ATACGCCCAGATCGTCAAACGCTGTATTGGAGTGCCACGTGGCCCAAAGAAGTTGAACAGCTTGCACGACAATTCCTTTTCAACGCATACAAA GTGATCATTGGTTCAGCTGACCTGAAAGCTAATCATGCTATTCGCCAGTATGTGGATATTGTCTCAGAGAGCCAGAAGTACAATAA ATTAGTAAAGTTGCTGGAAGATATTATGGATGGTAGTCGGATTTTAATATTCATGGACACCAAAAAGGGGTGTGACCAAGTAACTCGGCAGCTCCGGATGGATGGTTGGCCTGCACTTTCTATTCATGGTGATAAGAGTCAAGCTGAAAGAGATTGGGTCCTTTCAGAATTCAAAGCTGGAAAGTCTCCCATAATGACAGCTACAGACGTTGCTGCTCGAGGTCTAG ATGTGAAGGACGTAAAATTTGTAATCAACTATGATTTTCCTGGATCATTGGAGGACTACGTTCATCGCATTGGTAGAACAGGAAGGGCTGGTGCCTCAGGGACAGCATACACATTCTTTACTGCTGCTAATGCTAGGTTTGCGAAGGACCTTGTTAACATTCTTGAGGAGGCTGGCCAGAAGGTCAGTCCTGAATTGGCTAAAATGGGATGTGGTGCTCCTCCCCCTCCAG GTCACGGAGGTTTTCGAGACCGTGGAAGGGGTTATGGCGGCAACAGGCAATGGAGCTAG